From a single Kitasatospora sp. NBC_00458 genomic region:
- a CDS encoding DinB family protein, with amino-acid sequence MTENATTQPATTENTETGGAETGAAAGAPAAGGTDLRPPGIDADEHTTLLTFLTYLRTCVIAKTEGLSDEDARRPAVASGTSLLWLVRHLTAVELNWFLLAYRGDDVEPWDDDAPSPGDETVADSVAAYRAAIARADEVIGAAAAVGLDRPGVRSLRPNAEAPSMRWLLVHMIEETGRHAGHADIIRELLDGAVGR; translated from the coding sequence GTGACCGAGAACGCCACGACCCAGCCCGCCACGACCGAGAACACCGAGACCGGGGGCGCCGAGACCGGCGCCGCGGCCGGTGCCCCGGCAGCGGGGGGCACCGACCTGCGGCCGCCGGGGATCGACGCCGACGAGCACACCACGCTGCTCACCTTCCTGACCTACCTGCGCACCTGCGTGATCGCCAAGACGGAGGGCCTGTCGGACGAGGACGCCCGGCGGCCCGCGGTGGCGTCCGGGACCAGCCTGCTCTGGCTGGTGCGCCACCTCACCGCCGTCGAGCTGAACTGGTTCCTCCTGGCGTACCGGGGCGACGACGTCGAACCGTGGGACGACGACGCGCCCTCGCCCGGCGACGAGACGGTGGCGGACTCGGTGGCCGCGTACCGGGCGGCGATCGCCCGGGCCGACGAGGTGATCGGCGCGGCGGCGGCGGTCGGCCTGGACCGTCCCGGGGTGCGGTCGCTGAGGCCCAACGCCGAAGCGCCGTCGATGCGTTGGCTGCTGGTCCACATGATCGAGGAGACCGGGCGGCACGCCGGGCACGCCGACATCATCCGGGAGCTGCTGGACGGCGCGGTCGGCCGCTGA
- a CDS encoding trypsin-like serine peptidase — protein sequence MSSSGRNAGRRTARTAGSALGASVLALTLLTTAACGPDNSSADAAVTAGAQPNLGLPANLEDLRKWKFDDWEKWAKDYALPAAAKGFWNLEKLLKAKPVEPIAPPAPPAQPAQPSQPAQPSQPAQPSQPPAQPSAPAQPTAPGAPSVPGTKPPVGQPTQPGHPTTPAAPKPSSTQQPASQAPAPPAQPPAGQPTQPGHPTQAPAQPAQPPAAPSQPAQPVQPSQPAQPAQPAQPSQPAQPVQPADNGNDPLPKTVNAQPLPHPYTKLGVHGKLFADAPGSGPDAAAGLNHYQCSATVVADPAHPGKSNLVWTAGHCVHQGKGGAFFSNISFIPAFNSNGALSGGKQADESQYAPLGIWNATQAVTSPQWKAEGGTGGDPATHYDFAIIRVAPADGAKSLEETVGGAVPVWFNAPREQLSITEYGYPAAPPFDGMELNRCESGRPTRLSYEPSRPSMHAIGCTMTGGSSGGGWLAVKDGKPALVSNVSVGQHTGDPKFQAGPYLDDVAAGAYDFISKKG from the coding sequence ATGTCATCGTCAGGTAGGAATGCGGGCCGTCGTACGGCTCGCACCGCAGGGAGCGCCCTCGGGGCGTCCGTTCTCGCGCTGACCCTGCTCACCACCGCGGCCTGCGGCCCGGACAACAGCTCGGCCGACGCCGCCGTCACGGCGGGCGCGCAACCGAATCTCGGACTGCCCGCCAATCTCGAAGACCTGAGGAAGTGGAAGTTCGACGACTGGGAGAAGTGGGCGAAGGACTACGCCCTCCCGGCCGCCGCCAAGGGCTTCTGGAACCTGGAGAAGCTGCTCAAGGCCAAGCCGGTCGAGCCGATCGCGCCGCCGGCGCCGCCCGCCCAGCCCGCTCAGCCTTCGCAGCCTGCCCAGCCTTCGCAGCCCGCCCAGCCTTCGCAGCCGCCGGCCCAGCCGTCGGCGCCCGCCCAGCCGACGGCGCCGGGGGCGCCGTCCGTGCCGGGCACCAAGCCGCCCGTCGGCCAGCCCACCCAGCCGGGGCACCCGACCACCCCGGCGGCGCCCAAGCCGTCCAGCACCCAGCAGCCGGCCTCGCAGGCCCCGGCCCCGCCGGCCCAGCCGCCCGCCGGTCAGCCGACGCAGCCCGGCCACCCGACGCAGGCCCCGGCCCAGCCCGCCCAGCCGCCGGCCGCCCCGTCGCAGCCCGCGCAGCCCGTCCAGCCGTCGCAGCCCGCCCAGCCCGCCCAGCCCGCCCAGCCGTCACAGCCCGCGCAGCCGGTCCAGCCGGCCGACAACGGGAACGACCCGCTGCCCAAGACCGTCAACGCCCAGCCGCTCCCGCACCCGTACACCAAGCTCGGCGTGCACGGGAAGCTGTTCGCCGACGCCCCGGGCAGCGGCCCGGACGCCGCCGCCGGGCTCAACCACTACCAGTGCTCCGCCACCGTGGTCGCCGACCCGGCCCACCCCGGCAAGAGCAACCTGGTCTGGACGGCCGGCCACTGCGTCCACCAGGGCAAGGGCGGGGCGTTCTTCAGCAACATCTCCTTCATCCCGGCGTTCAACAGCAACGGGGCACTGAGCGGCGGAAAGCAGGCCGACGAGTCCCAGTACGCGCCGCTCGGCATCTGGAACGCCACCCAGGCGGTCACCTCCCCGCAGTGGAAGGCGGAGGGCGGCACGGGCGGCGACCCGGCGACCCACTACGACTTCGCGATCATCCGGGTGGCGCCCGCCGACGGCGCCAAGTCGCTGGAGGAGACGGTCGGCGGCGCGGTGCCGGTCTGGTTCAACGCCCCGCGCGAGCAGCTGAGCATCACCGAGTACGGCTACCCGGCGGCCCCGCCCTTCGACGGCATGGAGCTCAACCGCTGCGAGAGCGGCCGGCCGACCCGCCTGTCGTACGAGCCGAGCCGCCCGTCGATGCACGCGATCGGCTGCACCATGACCGGCGGCTCCAGCGGCGGCGGCTGGCTGGCGGTGAAGGACGGCAAGCCGGCCCTGGTCAGCAACGTCTCGGTCGGCCAGCACACCGGCGATCCGAAGTTCCAGGCCGGTCCGTACCTGGACGACGTCGCGGCCGGCGCGTACGACTTCATCTCCAAGAAGGGCTGA
- a CDS encoding sigma-70 family RNA polymerase sigma factor has product MEERVLSAELFEAHRPHLRAVAYRMLGSVGEAEDAVQDAWLRYDRTDTSDVENLGGWLTTVVGRLCLNQLRSRAQRREESFESRAESGAAEVPRIPDPLIGRADVVDPEQEVLLADSVGLALMVVMESLAPAERVAFVLHDMFAVPFEEIAPLIEKTAAATRQLASRARRKVQGQAPAPDRDLARQRVAVDAFFAATREGDLEALLAVLDPDVVLRADGSAGPRDRRPVVLNGARTVAGQAVMFHSLAPYARPALVNGAAGVVVIGANGRPMSVMAFTVVGGSIVAIDVLSDPERLDALDLTAFDA; this is encoded by the coding sequence GTGGAAGAGAGAGTTCTGTCGGCCGAACTGTTCGAGGCGCACCGGCCCCACCTGCGGGCCGTCGCCTACCGGATGCTCGGCTCGGTCGGCGAGGCCGAGGACGCCGTCCAGGACGCCTGGCTCCGGTACGACCGGACCGACACCTCCGACGTCGAGAACCTCGGCGGGTGGCTGACCACGGTGGTCGGGCGGCTCTGCCTGAACCAGCTCCGCTCGCGCGCCCAGCGCCGCGAGGAGTCCTTCGAGTCGCGGGCCGAGTCGGGCGCCGCCGAGGTGCCGCGGATACCGGACCCGCTGATCGGGCGCGCGGACGTCGTCGACCCGGAGCAGGAGGTGCTGCTGGCCGACTCGGTCGGGCTGGCGCTGATGGTCGTGATGGAGTCCCTGGCGCCCGCCGAGCGGGTGGCGTTCGTGCTGCACGACATGTTCGCGGTGCCCTTCGAGGAGATCGCACCGCTGATCGAGAAGACCGCGGCCGCCACCCGCCAGCTGGCCAGCCGGGCCCGCCGCAAGGTCCAGGGGCAGGCGCCCGCCCCGGACCGTGACCTGGCCCGGCAGCGGGTGGCCGTCGACGCCTTCTTCGCCGCCACCCGGGAGGGCGACCTGGAGGCGCTGCTCGCCGTCCTCGACCCGGACGTGGTGCTGCGCGCCGACGGGTCGGCCGGCCCGCGGGACCGGCGGCCGGTGGTGCTCAACGGCGCCCGGACGGTGGCCGGCCAGGCCGTCATGTTCCACAGCCTCGCGCCGTACGCGCGCCCGGCGCTGGTCAACGGCGCGGCGGGTGTCGTGGTGATCGGCGCGAACGGGCGGCCGATGTCGGTCATGGCCTTCACCGTGGTCGGCGGGTCGATCGTGGCGATCGACGTCCTGAGCGACCCGGAGCGGCTGGACGCGCTGGACCTCACGGCGTTCGACGCGTAG
- a CDS encoding isochorismatase family protein: protein MTNTSAFDAPLTIDPDAVLVVIDVQKGFEDTAFWGGRDNPAAEQRIGELIDVWQETGRPIVTVQHSSTTGPLAEGTPGHELKDFVAAVRPDLHITKTVNSAFYGTPDLHAWLQERGAKQVVTIGIITNVCNETTARMAGNLGYDAVFPIDAMHAFDMAGPDGVTVPAAELARATGTVLHAMRFAKVVTTESVVAAARTGAAAVGRP from the coding sequence ATGACGAACACCAGCGCCTTCGACGCCCCGCTCACCATCGACCCCGACGCCGTCCTGGTGGTCATCGACGTCCAGAAGGGCTTCGAGGACACCGCGTTCTGGGGCGGACGCGACAACCCCGCCGCCGAGCAGCGGATCGGCGAGCTGATCGACGTGTGGCAGGAGACCGGACGGCCCATCGTGACGGTGCAGCACAGCTCGACGACCGGACCGCTCGCGGAGGGCACCCCGGGCCACGAGCTGAAGGACTTCGTGGCGGCGGTCCGGCCGGACCTGCACATCACCAAGACGGTGAACAGCGCCTTCTACGGCACCCCGGACCTGCACGCCTGGCTCCAGGAGCGGGGCGCGAAGCAGGTGGTGACCATCGGGATCATCACCAACGTCTGCAACGAGACCACCGCCCGGATGGCCGGGAACCTCGGCTACGACGCCGTCTTCCCGATCGACGCGATGCACGCCTTCGACATGGCCGGCCCCGACGGCGTCACCGTCCCGGCCGCCGAACTGGCCCGGGCCACCGGCACGGTGCTGCACGCGATGCGGTTCGCCAAGGTGGTCACCACGGAGTCGGTGGTGGCCGCGGCGAGGACGGGCGCGGCGGCGGTCGGCCGGCCGTGA
- a CDS encoding GlxA family transcriptional regulator — MLTVGCPVFDGVRAFDYAVIGEVWDNRPSRPGLPDFELRVCGPSGARVRLGGGLERVPDHGLDALSGCDLVVVPGMERPFEPRDPAVPAAVRAAHERGVTVASLCAGAFVLAEAGLLDGRTATTHWALAGELARRFPAVDVRPEVLFTGEDGIWTSAGVAAGIDLCLHLVRAAHGERAAASIARAMVTAPFRSGGQAQFIPSPVPEDGGADGGDPLARARAEVLATLDSPWTVRRMAGLALMSERSFARRFVAATGTTPLRWLLEQRVLTAQRLLEETDLPVDAVAVRCGFGSAVSLRPAFTARVGVAPREYRRAFRGRDAG; from the coding sequence GTGCTCACGGTGGGTTGTCCGGTCTTCGACGGCGTCCGGGCCTTCGACTACGCGGTGATCGGGGAGGTGTGGGACAACCGGCCGAGCCGGCCGGGGCTGCCCGACTTCGAGCTGCGGGTCTGCGGGCCGTCCGGTGCCCGGGTCCGACTCGGCGGCGGACTCGAACGGGTGCCGGACCACGGACTGGACGCGCTGTCCGGGTGCGACCTCGTCGTCGTCCCCGGCATGGAGCGGCCGTTCGAGCCGCGCGACCCGGCCGTGCCGGCCGCCGTGCGCGCCGCCCACGAGCGCGGCGTGACCGTCGCCTCGCTCTGCGCGGGCGCGTTCGTGCTCGCCGAGGCCGGGCTGCTGGACGGGCGCACGGCCACCACGCACTGGGCGCTGGCGGGCGAACTGGCCCGCCGCTTCCCGGCGGTGGACGTCCGGCCGGAGGTGCTGTTCACCGGTGAGGACGGGATCTGGACCTCGGCCGGGGTGGCGGCCGGCATCGACCTCTGCCTGCACCTGGTCCGCGCCGCCCACGGCGAACGGGCCGCCGCGAGCATCGCCCGCGCCATGGTCACCGCGCCGTTCCGCTCGGGCGGGCAGGCGCAGTTCATCCCGTCCCCGGTGCCGGAGGACGGCGGCGCGGACGGCGGGGACCCGCTGGCCCGGGCCCGCGCCGAGGTGCTGGCCACCCTCGACTCCCCGTGGACGGTCCGCCGGATGGCCGGGCTCGCCCTGATGTCGGAGCGCTCCTTCGCCCGCCGCTTCGTGGCCGCCACCGGGACGACGCCGCTGCGCTGGCTGCTGGAGCAACGGGTCCTGACGGCCCAACGCCTGCTGGAGGAGACCGACCTGCCGGTGGACGCCGTCGCCGTCCGCTGCGGCTTCGGCTCCGCCGTCTCGCTCCGCCCGGCCTTCACCGCCCGCGTCGGCGTCGCCCCGCGCGAGTACCGCCGCGCCTTCCGCGGGAGGGACGCGGGCTGA
- a CDS encoding TetR/AcrR family transcriptional regulator C-terminal domain-containing protein — protein MAPETAPPFQRIAAELRRRIGTGELAPGDRVPSTRRIAQDWGVALATATKALTVLRTEGLVEARPRIGTVVAGTTAPAPAAPTPADPHRPPRPTAHEGELNRERIVRAALELADAEGLPALSMRAVAARLGVSAMSPYRYVTSKDELVLLAADAAFGEAAPYPAEPPAGWRPRLELGARTLWELFRRHPWLAQLSPVTRPLMLPNLLAHAEWALASLDGHGLDTTAMMDIHVLLYSYIEGIAVNLEREAQAEAATGVTADQWTNSRIPALDPLTTAHRFPVFTRLMAELTNGYDLDLDALFELGLANLLDGLTPRIENAGS, from the coding sequence ATGGCACCGGAGACCGCCCCGCCCTTCCAGCGCATCGCCGCCGAACTCCGCCGCCGCATCGGCACCGGGGAGCTCGCCCCCGGCGACCGGGTGCCCTCGACCCGGCGCATCGCCCAGGACTGGGGCGTCGCCCTCGCCACCGCCACCAAGGCGCTGACCGTGCTCCGCACCGAAGGCCTCGTCGAGGCCCGGCCCCGGATCGGCACCGTGGTGGCCGGGACCACCGCGCCGGCCCCCGCCGCTCCGACCCCCGCCGACCCCCACCGGCCGCCCCGACCCACGGCCCACGAAGGCGAGTTGAACCGCGAGCGGATCGTCCGGGCCGCCCTGGAACTCGCCGACGCGGAGGGCCTGCCCGCACTCTCCATGCGCGCCGTCGCGGCCCGGCTCGGAGTCTCCGCGATGTCCCCGTACCGGTACGTCACCAGCAAGGACGAACTCGTCCTGCTCGCCGCCGACGCGGCCTTCGGCGAGGCCGCCCCCTACCCCGCCGAACCGCCCGCCGGCTGGCGGCCCCGGCTGGAACTCGGCGCCCGCACCCTCTGGGAGCTGTTCCGCCGCCACCCCTGGCTCGCCCAGCTCAGCCCCGTCACCCGGCCGCTGATGCTGCCCAACCTGCTGGCGCACGCCGAGTGGGCGCTCGCCTCACTGGACGGCCACGGCCTCGACACCACGGCCATGATGGACATCCACGTGCTGCTGTACAGCTACATCGAGGGCATCGCCGTCAACCTCGAACGCGAGGCCCAGGCGGAGGCCGCCACCGGCGTCACCGCCGACCAGTGGACCAACAGCCGGATCCCCGCCCTCGACCCGCTCACCACCGCGCACCGCTTCCCGGTCTTCACCCGGCTGATGGCCGAACTCACCAACGGCTACGACCTCGACCTGGACGCCCTGTTCGAACTCGGCCTGGCCAACCTCCTGGACGGCCTCACCCCCCGCATCGAGAACGCCGGATCCTGA
- a CDS encoding FAD-dependent monooxygenase — protein MKTVLVSGGGIAGTALAFWLHRHGFAPTVVELAPGPRTGGQAVDVRGVALDVVERMGVGEPMRAVRTRMRGMSVLDADGNEVHRSTEETYSSGRLDSADVELLREDLVAILAERAAGAAEFVHGDSITALREDEHGVHVTFEHGEPRTFDLVVGADGLHSRVRRLAFGPEERFLRPLGTHVAIFGADNFLGLEDWQVWQRDGEAGYGVYPVRDNRELRVTFGWMSEEPAERDAEAVRKLVAERMAELRWETPRLLEALHRSTDFYADAMAQVHLDRWSAGRTVLLGDAGYCASPLSGQGTSLALVGAYLLADELGRARTAGEGHAAAFDRYERRMRPFVGLNQALATENPGGPASEESVERAKNAISLDQD, from the coding sequence ATGAAGACGGTCCTCGTCTCCGGCGGCGGCATCGCCGGCACCGCCCTCGCCTTCTGGCTGCACCGGCACGGCTTCGCCCCGACCGTGGTCGAGCTGGCCCCCGGCCCCCGCACCGGCGGCCAGGCGGTCGACGTCCGGGGCGTCGCCCTCGACGTCGTCGAGCGGATGGGCGTGGGCGAGCCGATGCGCGCGGTCCGGACCAGGATGCGCGGCATGTCCGTCCTCGACGCCGACGGCAACGAGGTGCACCGCTCCACCGAGGAGACCTACAGCAGCGGCCGCCTGGACAGCGCGGACGTCGAGCTGCTGCGCGAGGACCTGGTCGCGATCCTGGCCGAACGCGCCGCCGGTGCGGCCGAGTTCGTCCACGGCGACAGCATCACCGCACTCCGCGAGGACGAGCACGGCGTCCACGTCACCTTCGAGCACGGCGAGCCGCGCACCTTCGACCTGGTGGTCGGGGCGGACGGCCTGCACTCGCGGGTCCGCCGGCTGGCCTTCGGCCCGGAGGAGCGGTTCCTGCGCCCGCTCGGCACCCATGTCGCGATCTTCGGGGCCGACAACTTCCTCGGCCTGGAGGACTGGCAGGTCTGGCAGCGCGACGGCGAGGCCGGTTACGGCGTCTACCCGGTGCGCGACAACCGGGAGTTGCGGGTCACCTTCGGCTGGATGAGCGAGGAGCCCGCCGAGCGGGACGCCGAGGCGGTGCGGAAGCTGGTCGCCGAGCGGATGGCCGAGCTGCGCTGGGAGACGCCCCGGCTGCTGGAGGCGCTGCACCGCTCGACCGACTTCTACGCCGACGCGATGGCGCAGGTCCACTTGGACCGCTGGTCGGCCGGTCGGACGGTCCTGCTCGGGGACGCCGGCTACTGCGCCTCACCGCTGTCCGGCCAGGGGACCAGCCTCGCCCTGGTCGGCGCCTACCTGCTGGCCGACGAGCTCGGCCGCGCCCGGACGGCGGGCGAGGGCCACGCCGCCGCCTTCGACCGGTACGAGCGGCGGATGCGCCCGTTCGTCGGCCTCAACCAGGCGCTCGCGACCGAGAACCCGGGAGGTCCGGCCTCGGAGGAGTCGGTCGAGCGGGCGAAGAACGCGATCTCCCTGGATCAGGATTGA
- a CDS encoding cupin domain-containing protein, whose translation MTTSPLKPLLTRAATAETTSDPSSVMTLLADCGTDGSPITSYRSSFAKGAVGAPAHFHTRASELFFVIGGALQVLVEEKVEVLGEGDFLLVPPHTPHAFAAAPGSEADVLFVFTPGMPRFDYLRLLGRVVRGEADPQEIKDSSELYDNHYVDSPVWRSALEAAAGK comes from the coding sequence ATGACCACCAGCCCGCTGAAGCCGCTGCTGACCCGCGCCGCCACCGCCGAGACCACCAGCGACCCGAGCAGCGTCATGACGCTGCTCGCCGACTGCGGCACCGACGGCAGCCCGATCACCAGCTACCGCTCGTCCTTCGCCAAGGGCGCCGTCGGCGCCCCGGCCCACTTCCACACCCGGGCCTCCGAGCTGTTCTTCGTCATCGGCGGGGCGCTCCAGGTGCTGGTCGAGGAGAAGGTCGAGGTCCTCGGCGAGGGCGACTTCCTGCTCGTCCCCCCGCACACCCCGCACGCCTTCGCCGCCGCGCCCGGCTCCGAGGCCGACGTGCTCTTCGTGTTCACGCCCGGCATGCCCCGCTTCGACTACCTGCGGCTCCTCGGCCGGGTCGTGCGCGGCGAGGCCGACCCGCAGGAGATCAAGGACTCCTCCGAGCTGTACGACAACCACTACGTGGACAGCCCGGTGTGGCGCTCCGCCCTGGAGGCCGCGGCCGGCAAGTGA
- a CDS encoding ATP-binding protein: MPENCAHHPPAAPRRPRGFVARLDSRAESAPLARLLLRAYLAALPCGERYADVGELLLGELFANAVQHSDAPPDRFVEVRIALVADRLRLEVHDAGRGRPNLRSAATGDENGRGLLLVDELAEHWGCRPRAGGIGKFVWALIAPAPGLTDLGRLGQVPSMIAV, from the coding sequence ATGCCCGAGAACTGTGCCCACCACCCCCCGGCCGCCCCGCGCCGGCCCCGCGGGTTCGTCGCCCGGCTGGACTCGCGGGCCGAGTCCGCGCCCCTCGCCCGACTGCTGCTGCGCGCCTACCTCGCCGCCCTACCGTGCGGTGAACGCTACGCGGACGTCGGCGAGTTGCTGCTCGGCGAGCTGTTCGCCAACGCCGTCCAGCACAGCGACGCCCCGCCGGACCGCTTCGTCGAGGTCCGGATCGCGCTGGTCGCCGACCGGCTCCGGCTCGAAGTCCACGACGCGGGCCGCGGGCGGCCGAACCTGCGTTCCGCGGCCACGGGCGACGAGAACGGACGGGGCCTCCTGCTCGTCGACGAACTGGCCGAGCACTGGGGCTGCCGCCCCCGCGCGGGCGGGATCGGCAAGTTCGTCTGGGCGCTGATCGCCCCGGCCCCCGGGCTCACCGACCTCGGGCGGCTCGGGCAGGTGCCGAGCATGATCGCGGTCTGA
- a CDS encoding helix-turn-helix domain-containing protein yields the protein MSHRRIERGPTASSAVMFGEELRFYRELAGYTQEELGKLLHCDRTVVTRCEGGKRRMQPETVEDADRLFSTGGSLKRMWDRVDWNAEIEHPDWFQNHADMEAEAVAIRVFQCSVVHGLLQCPEYVRAVFEASDAAGNPALIEDRTTARLGRQKRFLDPEGPLLVVVLDESAIRTVFGGARVMRRQMEHLLMVAERPNILIQVAPFANRRTIIDKSMVFLEMPDGQHWVYSESLDRGHPSDLPAIVSGHQRSYDRLRGEALSTDDSLALITEALEGFRDDEERARRGRLAQEQLQRRQRRGLHRGGPRIPHPRRRPGA from the coding sequence ATGTCACACCGGAGGATCGAGCGCGGACCGACGGCGAGCTCGGCGGTGATGTTCGGCGAGGAGCTGCGGTTCTACCGGGAACTGGCCGGCTACACGCAGGAGGAGTTGGGGAAGCTCCTGCACTGCGACCGCACGGTGGTGACGCGCTGCGAAGGCGGCAAGCGCCGGATGCAGCCCGAGACCGTCGAGGACGCGGACCGGCTGTTCAGCACGGGCGGCTCGCTGAAGCGCATGTGGGACCGGGTGGACTGGAATGCGGAGATCGAGCACCCGGACTGGTTCCAGAACCACGCCGACATGGAGGCCGAGGCGGTTGCGATCAGGGTCTTCCAGTGCTCAGTGGTGCACGGCTTGTTGCAGTGCCCGGAGTACGTGAGAGCAGTCTTCGAGGCCAGCGATGCTGCGGGCAATCCCGCATTGATCGAGGATCGGACCACTGCTCGCCTTGGTAGGCAGAAGAGGTTCCTCGACCCCGAGGGGCCGTTGCTCGTGGTCGTTCTGGACGAGAGCGCGATCCGGACCGTCTTCGGAGGCGCCCGGGTGATGAGGCGCCAGATGGAGCACCTCTTGATGGTCGCCGAGCGTCCCAACATCCTGATTCAGGTCGCTCCGTTCGCCAATCGGCGGACGATCATCGACAAGTCCATGGTCTTTCTGGAAATGCCTGACGGCCAGCACTGGGTGTACTCGGAGAGCCTGGACCGGGGGCATCCCAGTGATCTTCCGGCGATCGTGTCGGGACACCAGCGAAGCTATGATCGCCTTCGCGGGGAAGCACTCTCGACGGACGACTCGCTCGCGCTGATCACTGAAGCGCTGGAAGGGTTCAGGGATGACGAGGAACGGGCCCGGCGAGGCCGTCTGGCGCAAGAGCAGCTACAGCGGCGGCAACGGCGGGGACTGCATCGAGGTGGCCCTCGTATCCCCCACCCCCGGCGTCGTCCCGGTGCGTGA
- a CDS encoding DUF397 domain-containing protein: MALVSPTPGVVPVRDSKDPSGPVLRFPAASWQSFLSALHRGDFGS; this comes from the coding sequence GTGGCCCTCGTATCCCCCACCCCCGGCGTCGTCCCGGTGCGTGACTCCAAGGATCCCTCGGGCCCGGTCCTCCGCTTCCCGGCCGCGTCCTGGCAGTCCTTCCTCTCCGCGCTCCACCGTGGCGACTTCGGCTCCTGA
- a CDS encoding TetR/AcrR family transcriptional regulator: MTEQEPEPIRRRPGGRAARVRQAVLTAAMEVLAEEGVARLSIAAVAARAGVNETTVYRRWGTREKLVLDAMLAGSDEGIPVPDTGAVRTDLAAFARALADYLATPTGRAVARAAALSSDDPGLAEAWQTFWQSRLDQAGAIVNRAVERGELPPETETALALELLCSPIQTRALLGHRPIEPDLPERLADLVLDGLEGKD, from the coding sequence ATGACCGAGCAGGAACCGGAGCCGATCCGGCGCCGCCCCGGCGGCCGCGCCGCCCGCGTCCGCCAGGCCGTACTGACGGCCGCCATGGAGGTCCTGGCCGAGGAGGGCGTCGCCCGGCTCAGCATCGCCGCGGTCGCGGCCCGCGCAGGAGTCAACGAGACCACGGTGTACCGGCGTTGGGGCACCCGGGAGAAACTCGTACTGGACGCCATGCTCGCCGGGAGCGACGAGGGCATCCCCGTCCCCGACACCGGGGCCGTCCGCACCGACCTGGCCGCCTTCGCCCGCGCACTGGCCGACTACCTCGCCACCCCGACCGGCCGCGCGGTCGCCCGGGCGGCCGCGCTCAGCTCCGACGACCCCGGCCTCGCCGAGGCCTGGCAGACCTTCTGGCAGTCCCGCCTCGACCAGGCCGGCGCCATCGTCAACCGGGCCGTCGAACGCGGCGAACTCCCGCCGGAGACCGAGACGGCCCTGGCGCTGGAACTGCTCTGCTCCCCCATCCAGACCCGCGCCCTGCTCGGCCACCGCCCGATCGAGCCGGACCTGCCGGAGCGCCTGGCGGACCTCGTGCTGGACGGCCTCGAAGGAAAGGACTAG
- a CDS encoding alpha/beta fold hydrolase, which translates to MSFTWPLDPQDLFVERYPQMTLGLPVDEVDAVRAAVTEMWPDRPGGWVHEWSALAARHAGAGRHRQAAQAYGWAKFPSLADEPQRTALARQVEQYVLAAPGFPVEFERRTLAVPYRGGEAVLPVHLMAAPGLPADAPVVLASGGVDSWKTDLHGMWEQLALTLPARLLLFDLAGTGETAHLPMTPDGGAEVIAGLVAFARTIGNGRVGHFGISMGGYYSARAGLTGAVDAAVVLGGPVERSFAPGRGFAFGMDGIVGNALGFDAMPSTAEREEAFAAFDLRPLLDRGANGPMLVVNGTEDVHVPLDDTLVFEGRRDTRVALIPDTGHCAISRFGEAMAVITPWLDATLAG; encoded by the coding sequence ATGTCCTTCACCTGGCCCCTGGACCCGCAGGACCTGTTCGTCGAGCGCTACCCGCAGATGACCCTCGGCCTGCCCGTCGACGAGGTGGACGCGGTCCGCGCCGCCGTCACCGAGATGTGGCCCGACCGGCCCGGCGGCTGGGTCCACGAGTGGTCCGCCCTCGCAGCCCGGCACGCCGGGGCCGGGCGCCACCGCCAGGCCGCGCAGGCATACGGCTGGGCCAAGTTCCCCTCACTGGCCGACGAACCCCAGCGCACCGCGCTCGCCCGGCAGGTCGAGCAGTACGTCCTCGCCGCCCCCGGCTTCCCGGTGGAGTTCGAGCGCCGCACGCTCGCCGTCCCGTACCGCGGCGGCGAGGCCGTCCTCCCGGTCCACCTGATGGCGGCCCCCGGCCTGCCCGCCGACGCGCCGGTCGTGCTCGCCAGCGGCGGGGTGGACTCCTGGAAGACCGACCTGCACGGCATGTGGGAGCAGCTCGCGCTGACCCTGCCGGCCCGACTGCTGCTGTTCGACCTCGCCGGCACCGGCGAGACCGCCCACCTGCCGATGACCCCGGACGGCGGGGCCGAGGTGATCGCCGGACTGGTCGCCTTCGCCCGCACGATCGGCAACGGGAGGGTCGGCCACTTCGGCATCTCGATGGGCGGCTACTACTCCGCCCGGGCCGGACTGACCGGCGCGGTGGACGCCGCCGTGGTGCTCGGCGGCCCGGTGGAACGGTCCTTCGCCCCGGGCCGCGGCTTCGCCTTCGGCATGGACGGCATCGTCGGCAACGCCCTGGGCTTCGACGCGATGCCGAGCACGGCCGAGCGCGAGGAGGCCTTCGCGGCCTTCGACCTGCGCCCGCTGCTGGACCGGGGCGCCAACGGGCCGATGCTGGTGGTCAACGGCACCGAGGACGTCCACGTCCCCCTGGACGACACCCTGGTGTTCGAGGGCCGCCGGGACACCCGGGTCGCGCTGATCCCGGACACCGGCCACTGCGCCATCTCGCGCTTCGGCGAGGCGATGGCCGTGATCACCCCCTGGCTGGACGCCACCCTGGCCGGTTGA